One genomic segment of Paenibacillus durus includes these proteins:
- a CDS encoding FecCD family ABC transporter permease: MEYVKKGVIESSDVLLKSDSRRSSSRKKASILTVLAAVLIAVICISVTVGRYSVPLSEMIHILWGKLFGATPTWSLSVETVLLHVRIPRIIKALLVGGALAVSGAAYQGLFKNPMVSPDILGVSSGAGFGASLAILFSFGTIGIQLAAFGFGLGAVILTFFISAIIGRGKSSILVLVLTGMVISTLFASFTSMTKYLADTENKLPDITYWLMGSLARSTSLKDIIILLVPVLVGCIPLFLIRWKLNVLSFGEEEAQALGINTTRLRLLVIGCATLLTASAISVSGMVGWIGLIIPHAARLIAGPNYKMLLPTSILIGSAFLLLVDDIARSAFAVEIPLSILTSLIGAPFFLYLLLQGRKAWI; this comes from the coding sequence GTGGAGTATGTCAAAAAAGGTGTCATTGAATCAAGCGATGTGCTGCTGAAGTCGGATTCGCGCCGAAGCTCAAGCAGGAAGAAGGCGTCTATCCTTACCGTGCTCGCCGCTGTACTGATTGCCGTAATCTGTATTTCCGTTACGGTGGGCAGATATTCGGTTCCGCTGTCAGAAATGATACACATTCTCTGGGGAAAGCTGTTCGGAGCTACCCCTACATGGTCGCTTTCTGTAGAGACAGTGCTGCTGCACGTTCGAATTCCCAGAATTATTAAGGCCCTTTTGGTGGGAGGAGCTTTGGCGGTATCCGGAGCAGCTTATCAAGGGCTGTTTAAGAATCCGATGGTATCACCCGACATACTGGGGGTATCATCAGGAGCCGGCTTTGGCGCTTCCCTGGCCATTCTGTTCTCCTTCGGAACGATTGGAATCCAGCTTGCCGCTTTCGGCTTCGGTCTTGGAGCGGTAATACTCACCTTCTTCATCAGCGCTATCATCGGACGCGGTAAAAGCTCCATCCTGGTACTGGTGCTTACCGGAATGGTGATCTCCACCTTATTCGCCTCGTTCACCTCAATGACGAAATACCTTGCCGACACGGAAAATAAATTACCCGATATCACATATTGGCTGATGGGGAGCCTGGCTCGTTCAACCAGCCTGAAAGACATCATCATTCTTCTTGTTCCTGTTCTTGTAGGCTGTATCCCGCTCTTCCTGATCCGGTGGAAGCTGAATGTGCTCTCCTTCGGAGAGGAAGAAGCCCAGGCGCTGGGGATTAACACTACCAGACTGCGGCTGCTCGTCATAGGCTGCGCGACGCTCCTGACAGCCTCGGCTATTTCCGTAAGTGGCATGGTTGGCTGGATCGGACTCATTATTCCTCATGCGGCCAGGCTTATCGCCGGTCCCAATTACAAAATGCTCCTGCCTACGTCCATTCTGATCGGCAGCGCCTTCCTGCTGCTGGTGGACGATATCGCCCGCAGCGCATTCGCTGTTGAAATTCCTCTCAGCATACTTACCTCGCTGATTGGCGCCCCCTTTTTTCTGTACTTGCTGTTACAGGGAAGGAAGGCATGGATATGA
- a CDS encoding ABC transporter ATP-binding protein: protein MKLEIKNVSCGYGSKVVLSGISMEVNSGEILSLLGPNGVGKTTLFKTMLGFLKLIDGEILLDGQDVRSWSRKKLAGAIGYVPQAHTPPFPFSVIDVVLMGRVAHLGALSSPSGKDVKIADEALDSLGISYLRDRIYTEISGGERQMVLIARALTQKPDILVMDEPTSNLDFGNQVKVLKQVNRLAERGLGIVMTTHFPNHAFQCPGKVVLLQRNNRFVYGEADEVVTENHLRAAYGIDVVIKDIMLPSGNAVRSCVPLIN, encoded by the coding sequence ATGAAGCTGGAAATCAAGAACGTCTCTTGCGGCTACGGTTCAAAGGTTGTGCTAAGCGGCATATCCATGGAAGTGAATTCCGGAGAAATCCTGAGTCTTCTAGGACCTAACGGAGTGGGAAAAACAACTTTATTCAAAACGATGTTGGGATTCTTGAAGCTTATTGACGGTGAAATCCTGCTGGATGGTCAGGATGTGAGAAGCTGGTCCAGGAAGAAACTGGCAGGCGCAATCGGTTATGTTCCCCAGGCGCATACGCCCCCGTTTCCTTTTTCCGTAATTGATGTGGTGCTTATGGGGCGGGTGGCTCACTTGGGCGCTCTCTCCTCTCCCTCCGGCAAGGATGTAAAGATCGCCGACGAGGCGCTGGATTCTTTGGGAATTTCTTATCTGAGGGACCGGATTTATACGGAAATCAGCGGTGGTGAACGGCAGATGGTGCTGATCGCCCGCGCCCTAACCCAGAAGCCCGACATACTGGTCATGGATGAGCCTACCTCGAATCTCGATTTTGGCAATCAGGTTAAGGTGCTGAAGCAGGTTAACCGCCTGGCTGAACGGGGACTTGGCATTGTAATGACGACCCATTTTCCGAATCATGCTTTTCAATGTCCTGGCAAAGTGGTGCTGCTGCAGCGAAATAACCGGTTCGTTTATGGAGAAGCGGATGAAGTCGTAACCGAGAATCATCTGCGCGCCGCCTATGGCATTGATGTCGTTATCAAGGATATCATGCTGCCTAGCGGGAATGCCGTTCGATCATGTGTACCATTAATTAATTAA
- a CDS encoding ABC transporter substrate-binding protein: protein MLRLTQEVLKKLAIAGVTGGLVLTAACASETTNPSGASSSQAVNSAQPAGVSSATRVIKDATGRTVTIPKEINRIAAAGALAQMVCMLGGFDKIVATSESVQTGMFAKLFPGIKNLPLAFTGTGPSSRVNMEAILEAEPQVVFSAFNEEDAATMQAANSVMLGTLLNTPDDIMNTLRMVGEVIGPDAEKKASDFAAYYKGNIQKASDLTRSESKVRVFLAGGDGSKGAINTTVGNDINTSYVEAAGGINIAAAQFPKAPGNGAAAVDFEYLIAEQPDVIIASSRAVYDYIVDADNGSKWQSLTAVKNKKVYLNPKGVYLWSVRSAEGALQPLWLAKILHPEQTSGLDLDKFVKDFYKTYYFHDLSDKELQEIYFPSK, encoded by the coding sequence ATGTTGAGATTAACACAGGAAGTCTTGAAAAAGCTGGCTATTGCAGGAGTAACAGGCGGATTGGTGCTTACGGCAGCGTGCGCGTCTGAGACAACGAATCCATCCGGAGCCTCCTCATCCCAAGCTGTGAATTCGGCGCAACCGGCCGGTGTCAGCTCTGCAACAAGAGTTATTAAGGATGCAACTGGAAGAACCGTAACGATTCCTAAAGAAATCAATCGGATTGCAGCGGCTGGAGCGTTGGCTCAGATGGTATGTATGCTGGGTGGCTTTGATAAGATTGTGGCAACCTCGGAAAGTGTGCAGACCGGAATGTTTGCCAAGCTGTTTCCGGGAATTAAAAATCTTCCTCTTGCCTTTACCGGGACAGGACCCAGCAGCCGCGTCAACATGGAGGCGATTTTGGAGGCGGAGCCGCAAGTCGTGTTCAGTGCTTTTAACGAGGAGGATGCAGCCACTATGCAGGCGGCGAATTCGGTTATGCTGGGGACCCTTCTCAATACTCCGGATGATATTATGAATACCCTGCGGATGGTAGGTGAAGTCATAGGTCCGGACGCGGAGAAGAAAGCCTCCGATTTTGCCGCTTATTATAAGGGGAATATCCAAAAAGCCTCCGATTTAACCCGATCAGAGTCCAAGGTCAGAGTATTTCTTGCGGGCGGAGACGGTTCCAAGGGCGCCATCAACACAACCGTAGGCAATGATATTAATACGTCTTATGTGGAGGCGGCAGGAGGGATTAATATAGCAGCAGCCCAATTTCCCAAAGCTCCCGGAAACGGGGCGGCAGCCGTCGATTTTGAATATTTAATCGCCGAGCAGCCGGATGTCATCATCGCGTCAAGCAGAGCTGTGTATGATTACATCGTAGATGCGGACAACGGGAGCAAATGGCAGTCGTTAACGGCCGTAAAGAATAAAAAAGTATATTTGAATCCAAAAGGCGTGTATTTATGGTCGGTAAGAAGTGCTGAGGGGGCTCTGCAGCCATTATGGCTGGCGAAGATTCTGCATCCCGAGCAGACTTCCGGGCTTGATCTGGACAAGTTTGTGAAGGATTTCTACAAAACTTATTATTTCCATGATCTCAGTGATAAGGAATTACAAGAAATTTATTTCCCGAGCAAATAA
- a CDS encoding nitrogenase component 1 yields MIGKPLVAADADISFSQCAGCAAPAICTVLAMIRDTAVIIHSPAGCAASFADFNRKYKGMLRRKGLPSRNAPLISTNLTEMDMVFGAEPKLEEAIKEAIRRFAPKAVFIAASCGSGISGLDIQDVIDRVQGNFGVPITTVVCELYAPKKWGSGFGGKEHGLLTKVIKPPEAGLENPSFYNVIDFSEDDSIKKLLHETGIRWNYVAYGAEYETLERMGGALATFHLHADRFGSYLAGKLQEDYQVPNVSLPLPAGFAGTEACLRKIGEAVGRKSEFAALITRERSRYTERLSKLKERLKGIRCLPIVEGLDYESGILSILRELNVEIAGESGEKYCAARPAPVKGKQASRRPVHSSDSLYGPEGLRIGFYQGYELLPLVRLVSPDVLVVKHRSLAAWGVRLGIPCLWLDEDAAFYGYEGLLRFGERLADLAGNPHHARRMAAHTQLPYSEWWMELKLFWEVGRHG; encoded by the coding sequence GTGATAGGCAAGCCATTGGTTGCGGCAGATGCCGATATTTCGTTCTCGCAATGCGCCGGCTGCGCGGCTCCGGCTATATGTACGGTGCTCGCCATGATTCGGGATACGGCGGTAATTATTCATTCGCCTGCTGGCTGCGCCGCATCTTTCGCTGACTTCAACCGCAAATACAAAGGCATGCTTCGGAGGAAGGGACTCCCTTCACGTAATGCGCCGCTCATCTCGACCAACCTGACGGAGATGGACATGGTATTCGGCGCGGAGCCGAAGTTGGAAGAGGCAATCAAGGAGGCTATTCGGCGATTTGCTCCAAAGGCGGTGTTTATTGCGGCAAGCTGCGGTTCAGGGATATCAGGATTGGATATTCAAGATGTCATTGATAGGGTGCAGGGAAATTTTGGAGTTCCGATAACAACGGTAGTTTGTGAGTTATATGCCCCCAAGAAATGGGGGTCAGGCTTTGGCGGCAAGGAGCACGGACTGCTAACGAAGGTTATAAAGCCTCCAGAAGCGGGTCTGGAGAATCCATCTTTCTACAATGTCATTGATTTTAGCGAAGACGACTCGATAAAGAAGCTGCTGCATGAGACCGGAATCCGCTGGAATTATGTCGCTTATGGAGCAGAGTATGAAACGCTTGAGCGAATGGGGGGCGCCCTGGCCACCTTCCATCTTCATGCGGACCGGTTTGGAAGTTACTTGGCCGGAAAGCTTCAGGAGGATTATCAGGTGCCAAACGTCAGCCTGCCGCTTCCTGCGGGATTTGCCGGAACGGAAGCGTGTCTAAGGAAAATAGGTGAAGCGGTTGGCCGAAAATCCGAATTTGCAGCGCTAATAACACGGGAGAGAAGCCGTTATACGGAACGCTTAAGCAAGCTGAAGGAAAGGTTAAAAGGAATCCGCTGCCTGCCCATCGTGGAGGGACTTGATTATGAGAGCGGAATCTTGTCCATTCTGCGTGAACTTAACGTGGAGATTGCCGGTGAGTCGGGAGAAAAATACTGTGCGGCAAGACCTGCTCCTGTCAAAGGGAAGCAAGCATCTCGCAGACCCGTGCATTCATCCGACAGCCTGTATGGTCCGGAAGGGCTGCGGATCGGATTCTATCAAGGCTACGAATTGCTGCCCTTGGTTCGGCTCGTAAGTCCGGATGTGCTTGTCGTCAAGCATCGGAGTCTTGCGGCTTGGGGTGTCAGATTGGGCATTCCTTGTCTATGGCTCGACGAGGACGCGGCTTTTTACGGGTATGAGGGGCTGCTTCGATTTGGCGAGAGGCTAGCGGATTTGGCCGGTAACCCTCATCATGCACGCAGAATGGCCGCGCATACACAGCTTCCTTATTCGGAATGGTGGATGGAGCTGAAGCTGTTCTGGGAGGTTGGGCGGCATGGGTAA